The following proteins are encoded in a genomic region of Cyclonatronum proteinivorum:
- a CDS encoding sulfite exporter TauE/SafE family protein — MDTAQPASSQSLRMPVYWAAAGLVLVLWVLAMLRLDWWGMFAETWPLTLTMVFGSFIAGATAEGGGAVAFPVFTKAFGVAPHDAKVFAFMIQSFGMTMAGLVIYLRKIPVLWHVIGFGLAGGVFGLIVGDTFLALPNPYPKLFFSLVAGVFGFFLIYNRWIVNNAPSEHIRLRRSVQLTLFTLTGFLGGMISSVIGVGIDMMTFILLTLLFGVNEKISTPTTVVMMGLLSVFGFLWFGAVKSEINPVVWQYWMSCVPVVIFGAPFGAWVCSKIKRDHLIWLLLLLIGVDLGSTLWVVPMTPERIQFLLVSTLIASSLFALLLWLRRFVTDEA; from the coding sequence ATGGATACAGCTCAACCTGCCTCTTCCCAAAGCTTGCGAATGCCTGTGTACTGGGCCGCTGCCGGTCTTGTGCTTGTGCTTTGGGTGCTCGCCATGCTGCGGCTCGACTGGTGGGGGATGTTTGCGGAAACCTGGCCGCTGACCCTTACGATGGTGTTCGGTTCTTTCATCGCGGGTGCGACGGCGGAAGGGGGCGGGGCGGTTGCGTTTCCGGTGTTTACGAAGGCCTTCGGAGTGGCGCCGCACGATGCGAAGGTTTTTGCGTTCATGATTCAGTCCTTCGGCATGACGATGGCCGGGCTTGTGATTTACCTCCGGAAGATTCCGGTGCTCTGGCACGTGATCGGGTTCGGGCTTGCCGGCGGGGTGTTCGGTCTGATCGTTGGTGATACGTTTCTCGCACTGCCCAATCCGTACCCCAAACTCTTTTTCTCCCTCGTGGCGGGGGTGTTTGGCTTCTTCCTGATTTACAACCGCTGGATCGTCAACAACGCGCCCAGTGAACACATCCGGCTGCGGCGCAGCGTACAGCTCACCCTGTTTACGCTCACCGGATTTCTGGGCGGGATGATTTCCTCGGTTATCGGCGTGGGCATTGACATGATGACCTTCATTCTGCTTACGCTGCTTTTCGGCGTAAATGAAAAAATCAGCACGCCCACAACGGTCGTGATGATGGGGCTGCTCTCCGTATTCGGCTTTTTATGGTTCGGCGCGGTCAAAAGTGAAATCAATCCCGTGGTGTGGCAATACTGGATGAGCTGCGTGCCGGTCGTGATTTTCGGCGCGCCTTTCGGGGCTTGGGTGTGCAGCAAAATCAAACGTGATCACCTGATCTGGCTCTTGCTGTTGCTCATCGGCGTTGACCTCGGCTCCACGCTCTGGGTCGTGCCCATGACGCCCGAGCGGATTCAGTTTCTGTTGGTCTCCACCCTGATTGCTTCCTCCTTATTTGCACTCCTGCTCTGGCTGCGCCGCTTTGTGACGGATGAAGCCTGA
- a CDS encoding Sec-independent protein translocase subunit TatA/TatB → MGSFGGLEIAVIVMVILLLFGAKKIPELARGLGQGINEFRKASNEIKSEIEQGARESDSRSNSSDQKEKTSNGN, encoded by the coding sequence ATGGGTTCATTTGGCGGACTTGAAATTGCCGTTATCGTCATGGTTATTTTGTTGCTGTTCGGCGCAAAAAAAATTCCCGAGCTTGCACGCGGTTTGGGGCAGGGCATTAACGAATTTCGCAAAGCTTCCAACGAAATCAAGAGTGAAATCGAGCAGGGCGCGCGCGAAAGCGACAGCCGCAGCAACAGCTCAGATCAGAAAGAAAAAACCTCAAACGGAAATTAA
- a CDS encoding DUF2795 domain-containing protein, giving the protein MIWTVELAATLEEAPWPATREELIEWAERNGCPQQVIDNLYELDEEDDSPYENIEEIWPDYIMKEDFFHGEDDDGFDYDDV; this is encoded by the coding sequence ATGATCTGGACAGTTGAATTAGCTGCGACGCTTGAAGAAGCTCCCTGGCCCGCGACCCGCGAAGAGCTCATTGAATGGGCCGAGCGCAACGGTTGTCCGCAGCAAGTTATCGACAATCTCTACGAACTCGATGAGGAAGACGACTCACCCTATGAAAATATTGAGGAAATCTGGCCCGACTACATCATGAAGGAGGATTTCTTTCATGGTGAAGACGACGACGGCTTTGATTACGACGATGTTTAA
- a CDS encoding glycosyl hydrolase family 95 catalytic domain-containing protein, which translates to MNKRLLPVLGLMLLCSFFAAEQLRAQETGWEIRASQIDPANYYGITVANGMVGLVTSHEPLRVSDTVLNGIYDHYGRGRTSNILRVFNFAGMELNIDEQFITAREVSNMRQRLDMRRAFAETTFDVGNKASVRYTIRALRNLPFTSMIELEVTALQNITMRAASRIEAPAHLRDVRQFYQEVDRPHVNIPIMTSVAQSPTGRHTVAAASTFLFSEEQRPHLVHEDWDHDMHRVHFTKELRAGETYRFTVLSSVIGTEHVSDPHNEAERLSLFAMLEGRDRLITRHEREWERLWESDIIIEGNLRDQIDVRSALYHLYSFAREGTAYSLSPMGLSGLGYNGHVFWDTELWMYPPLLMLQPEIAKSLIRYRFERMEAARQKAFMNGFRGVMFPWESNDTGEEATPVWALSGPFQHHITAVVGIAFWNYFRVTQDMDFLREMGWPLLREVAEFWVSRVDEGENGAFHIINVMAADEWAENVDDNAFTNGAAISALRFATQAAELLGETPDPKWMEIANGLPILQFPDGTTREHATYEGELIKQADVNLLSFPLDIIRDPDQIRKDLEYYIPRVGDGPAMTHSVFATLYARLGEERRAYELFHRAYRPNELPPFGVIAEDAGGTNPYFATGAGGMLQTVLSGFGGLEMTDTGIMQLDTPLPREWRSLTITGVGPKRETFTNNR; encoded by the coding sequence ATGAATAAACGATTACTGCCCGTACTCGGGCTTATGCTGCTGTGCAGCTTCTTTGCGGCGGAACAACTCCGTGCTCAGGAAACCGGTTGGGAAATCCGCGCGAGTCAGATTGATCCCGCCAACTATTACGGCATCACCGTGGCCAACGGCATGGTCGGGCTGGTGACTTCACACGAACCGCTGCGCGTGAGCGATACCGTGCTCAACGGCATCTATGATCACTACGGGCGGGGCCGGACGTCCAACATTCTGCGTGTCTTCAACTTCGCGGGCATGGAGCTCAATATTGATGAGCAGTTCATCACAGCCCGGGAAGTTTCCAACATGCGGCAGCGGCTGGATATGCGGCGGGCCTTCGCGGAAACCACCTTCGATGTCGGCAACAAAGCGAGCGTACGCTACACCATTCGTGCGCTGCGCAATCTGCCGTTTACCTCCATGATTGAGCTGGAAGTTACCGCGCTACAGAACATAACGATGCGGGCCGCAAGCCGGATCGAAGCCCCCGCGCACCTGCGCGATGTGCGTCAGTTTTATCAGGAGGTGGACCGTCCGCACGTGAACATCCCGATTATGACCTCCGTGGCGCAGAGTCCGACGGGACGGCACACGGTTGCTGCGGCATCGACCTTTCTGTTCAGCGAAGAGCAGCGTCCGCACCTCGTACATGAGGACTGGGATCATGACATGCATCGGGTGCATTTCACGAAGGAGCTGCGCGCGGGGGAGACCTACCGCTTCACCGTGCTGAGCAGCGTGATTGGCACCGAGCATGTATCGGATCCGCACAACGAAGCCGAGCGCCTTAGCCTGTTCGCCATGCTCGAAGGCCGCGACCGCCTGATCACCCGGCACGAGCGCGAGTGGGAGCGGCTGTGGGAAAGCGACATCATCATTGAAGGCAACCTTCGTGATCAAATTGATGTGCGCTCTGCCCTGTATCATCTGTACAGCTTTGCGCGGGAAGGCACGGCCTACAGCCTGTCGCCCATGGGCCTCTCCGGACTTGGCTACAACGGTCACGTTTTCTGGGATACCGAGCTATGGATGTATCCGCCCCTGCTCATGCTACAGCCCGAAATCGCGAAATCGCTGATCCGCTACCGTTTTGAGCGCATGGAGGCCGCCCGGCAAAAAGCCTTCATGAACGGCTTTCGCGGGGTGATGTTCCCCTGGGAATCGAACGATACCGGCGAAGAAGCGACGCCGGTCTGGGCGCTCTCGGGACCGTTTCAGCACCACATCACCGCGGTTGTTGGCATTGCGTTCTGGAACTACTTCCGCGTAACCCAGGATATGGACTTCCTGCGGGAAATGGGCTGGCCGCTGCTCCGGGAAGTGGCCGAGTTTTGGGTCAGCCGCGTGGATGAGGGCGAAAACGGCGCCTTCCACATTATCAACGTGATGGCCGCCGATGAGTGGGCCGAGAACGTGGACGACAACGCCTTCACCAACGGTGCGGCCATCAGCGCGCTGCGCTTTGCGACGCAGGCTGCGGAGCTGCTCGGCGAAACCCCCGATCCGAAATGGATGGAAATTGCCAACGGCCTCCCCATCCTGCAGTTCCCCGACGGCACGACCCGCGAACATGCGACCTACGAAGGCGAGCTGATCAAACAGGCGGATGTGAACCTGCTCTCTTTCCCGCTCGATATCATCCGCGATCCTGATCAGATCCGCAAGGATCTCGAGTACTACATCCCGCGAGTTGGAGACGGTCCGGCGATGACGCATTCCGTGTTTGCGACGCTCTATGCGCGTCTTGGTGAAGAGCGCCGTGCTTACGAGCTCTTTCACCGCGCCTACCGGCCCAACGAGCTCCCGCCCTTTGGCGTAATCGCGGAAGATGCGGGCGGCACGAATCCGTACTTCGCAACCGGCGCCGGGGGTATGCTTCAGACCGTACTTTCCGGGTTTGGCGGCCTTGAAATGACAGATACGGGCATTATGCAGCTCGATACGCCCCTGCCGCGGGAGTGGCGCAGCCTCACGATAACGGGCGTTGGGCCTAAACGCGAAACATTCACGAACAACCGCTAA
- a CDS encoding VOC family protein produces the protein MTQSAQQLIGSVALVVENYDDAIAFYTKKLLFTLIEDTDLGGGKRWVQVAPPHSTGTKLLLAQASTGEQKKAIGNQSGGRVFLFLETNDFWRDYTCMKSKGVVFLEEPRREAYGTVVVFRDLYGNKWDLLQLSKKSKPASEPDH, from the coding sequence ATGACGCAATCCGCTCAGCAGCTAATTGGCAGTGTTGCCCTTGTTGTAGAAAACTATGATGATGCGATAGCTTTTTATACCAAAAAACTTTTGTTTACCCTTATTGAGGACACAGATTTGGGAGGGGGCAAACGATGGGTTCAGGTCGCGCCGCCGCATTCAACCGGCACGAAACTGCTGCTTGCACAGGCCTCAACCGGGGAACAAAAAAAGGCCATCGGGAATCAGTCCGGCGGCCGCGTTTTTCTGTTTCTGGAAACCAACGATTTCTGGCGCGACTACACCTGCATGAAATCAAAAGGGGTCGTTTTTCTCGAAGAACCACGAAGGGAAGCCTACGGTACCGTTGTGGTTTTCCGGGATCTTTACGGCAATAAATGGGACCTGCTGCAGCTCAGCAAAAAGTCCAAACCTGCATCCGAACCGGATCACTGA
- a CDS encoding Crp/Fnr family transcriptional regulator, translating to MLKKTGFLKTLRNQTNIVFNSAFLKNLTHTETYEFLQLCHRRIYQDQEMIYHIKDPGNGFYIIESGSVELFVQNEKGTQIGSSFRLSSPDTFGNLSLSHSMRRMSSARAVDETIVLGFFKPDFEALEKRHPQIAIKLLSEINRVLAQQLESTMLELANHIGEFQSMYFQAETFYAQNSDSPVI from the coding sequence ATGCTTAAAAAAACCGGCTTTCTCAAAACCCTGCGCAATCAGACCAACATCGTCTTCAATTCAGCTTTTCTCAAAAACCTGACGCACACCGAGACCTACGAGTTCCTGCAACTGTGTCACCGGCGGATTTATCAGGATCAGGAGATGATTTATCACATCAAGGATCCGGGCAACGGGTTTTACATTATTGAGAGCGGTTCGGTAGAGCTTTTCGTGCAGAACGAAAAAGGCACGCAAATCGGCAGCTCTTTCCGCCTGAGTAGTCCGGATACTTTTGGTAACCTGAGCCTGTCGCACAGCATGCGCCGGATGAGTTCGGCCCGTGCCGTTGATGAGACCATTGTGCTCGGGTTTTTCAAACCTGATTTTGAAGCCCTGGAGAAACGGCACCCGCAGATTGCCATCAAACTGCTTTCGGAGATCAACCGGGTTCTCGCGCAACAGCTCGAATCAACCATGCTGGAGCTGGCAAATCATATCGGGGAGTTTCAGTCGATGTATTTTCAGGCGGAAACCTTTTACGCCCAAAACAGCGATTCGCCGGTCATCTGA
- a CDS encoding BamA/TamA family outer membrane protein, with protein sequence MFVYLLLLTGAAPASGSDNQESSDEPEGLIRSVRFSGNDAISNGVLQTVVRTRTNREIFSIPGATLWLGLNRISSRLGEAPRMINTATIAQDVERLRIFYNNNGYLEATIESEVRELRRNRWQVIFRIDEGEPSVMQTVSFSGLPAFEDPRVMERFLARSQLIRENEAVNDTTFVSNRIYSVDLISNERNRILTILHNNGYASASRDSIVVQVKRDRENPQQLDLAFRVQPGKVYYFGDVRINLSAPQSTEGNFESDTLSGPPVTLEPWQMIINVEPDARTRSRLLEQRVLFTPGERFNNQLYLSTVNQFQTLGMLSLRQFSLSEGGGLPDFSDENVPVFFDLETLPRHQIRADFFGMQRIGLGLGAGLQYSNNNIFGSAERFELGLNTSYEFIEGNQENPRSIETFVNYSFPRFAFPFAGFNNDPRFLNPRTRFQLSYGQIRQINFTVDDNVRFSTRFQANHDQTTTSFFDLIELEWFDANITPAFREVLEETTTDPLFLQLILEDYRPQINSLTRYTFRNAATHPIRRDRGFFLETSFELGGNLPRLIEETLFTRPDSLRGTFPSLSGSGRDLSYSQFVKGSLDFRRYYSLGNNSVFAWRGFVGLAYPYGLSRTIPLNRRFFAGGSNDIRGWNPLTLGPGTNDRTVNPINGGDIKLAGFLEFRNTFSRNFLNTNWIFAAFTDFGNVWTGPRNELDEGKFSMNSFWREIAVGSGIGLRLDWEFVVFRIDFAYRVTDLGNEPGTSVLDRRNIHFGIGHSF encoded by the coding sequence TTGTTTGTATACCTTCTTTTGTTAACCGGTGCAGCCCCCGCTTCAGGCTCCGATAATCAGGAGAGCAGTGATGAACCGGAGGGACTGATTCGATCGGTCAGATTCAGCGGAAACGACGCGATCAGCAACGGGGTACTCCAAACGGTTGTGCGTACCCGTACGAATCGGGAGATATTCAGTATTCCGGGCGCAACCCTGTGGCTTGGTCTTAACCGGATCAGCTCAAGGTTAGGTGAGGCGCCGCGCATGATTAATACCGCAACGATTGCGCAGGATGTAGAGCGACTCCGGATTTTCTACAACAACAACGGCTACCTTGAAGCTACGATTGAATCGGAAGTGCGGGAGCTGCGGCGGAACCGATGGCAGGTCATTTTCCGAATTGACGAAGGGGAGCCATCCGTAATGCAGACGGTCAGCTTCTCAGGTCTGCCTGCGTTTGAAGACCCGCGTGTGATGGAGCGCTTTCTTGCAAGGAGTCAGCTCATTCGCGAAAACGAAGCTGTGAATGACACAACCTTTGTCTCAAACCGCATTTATTCGGTTGATCTCATCAGCAATGAGCGAAACCGCATTCTCACCATTTTGCATAACAACGGCTATGCTTCGGCAAGCCGGGATTCGATTGTTGTACAGGTGAAGCGCGACCGGGAAAACCCGCAACAGCTTGATCTGGCATTCCGGGTTCAGCCGGGCAAGGTTTACTATTTCGGGGATGTGCGCATTAACCTTTCTGCCCCGCAGTCAACAGAAGGCAATTTTGAATCTGACACGCTGAGCGGTCCGCCGGTTACGCTTGAGCCCTGGCAGATGATTATTAACGTCGAACCGGACGCCCGCACACGCAGCCGTCTGCTTGAACAGCGGGTTCTGTTCACCCCCGGCGAGCGCTTCAACAATCAGCTCTACCTGTCGACAGTCAATCAGTTTCAGACGCTTGGCATGCTTAGTCTGCGGCAGTTCAGCCTGAGTGAAGGGGGCGGATTGCCGGATTTCAGCGATGAGAACGTACCTGTTTTTTTTGATCTCGAAACCCTTCCCCGCCATCAGATTCGCGCCGATTTCTTTGGGATGCAGCGTATCGGGCTGGGTTTGGGTGCCGGACTTCAGTACAGCAACAACAATATTTTCGGCTCGGCTGAGCGGTTCGAGCTGGGTCTGAATACAAGCTATGAGTTTATTGAGGGCAATCAGGAAAACCCGCGCAGCATAGAAACCTTTGTGAACTACAGCTTCCCCCGTTTTGCCTTTCCCTTTGCCGGCTTCAACAATGATCCGCGTTTTCTGAATCCGCGTACCCGGTTTCAGCTCAGCTACGGACAAATCCGGCAGATCAATTTTACGGTTGATGACAACGTGCGCTTCAGCACGCGCTTTCAGGCGAATCACGACCAAACGACGACAAGCTTTTTCGATCTGATCGAACTCGAATGGTTCGATGCCAACATCACCCCTGCATTCCGGGAAGTGCTGGAAGAAACGACAACCGATCCGCTGTTTTTGCAGCTGATTCTGGAAGACTACCGGCCACAGATCAATTCTCTCACCCGCTACACTTTTCGGAACGCTGCTACGCACCCCATCAGGCGGGACCGTGGGTTTTTCCTGGAAACCAGTTTTGAGCTGGGCGGGAACCTGCCCCGGCTGATTGAAGAGACCCTGTTTACGCGGCCTGACTCCCTGCGCGGCACTTTCCCATCTCTGAGCGGCAGCGGGCGCGATCTCAGCTACAGTCAGTTTGTGAAAGGCTCCTTAGATTTCCGCCGGTATTACAGCTTGGGCAACAACTCGGTATTTGCCTGGCGCGGGTTTGTGGGTCTGGCTTATCCCTACGGCCTGAGCCGCACCATACCGCTGAACCGTCGTTTTTTTGCCGGAGGGTCAAATGATATCCGCGGATGGAACCCGCTCACGTTGGGACCCGGCACCAACGACCGCACCGTGAACCCCATCAACGGGGGCGATATTAAACTGGCGGGCTTTCTTGAATTTCGGAACACCTTTTCGCGAAACTTTCTCAACACCAACTGGATTTTCGCGGCTTTTACCGATTTCGGAAATGTGTGGACGGGTCCACGGAATGAGCTGGATGAAGGCAAATTCAGCATGAATTCATTTTGGCGCGAAATTGCCGTAGGTTCCGGCATTGGCCTGCGGCTTGACTGGGAGTTTGTGGTTTTCCGGATTGATTTTGCCTACCGCGTAACCGACCTTGGCAACGAACCCGGCACATCTGTGCTGGACCGCCGCAATATCCATTTCGGTATTGGTCACTCTTTTTAA
- the gatA gene encoding Asp-tRNA(Asn)/Glu-tRNA(Gln) amidotransferase subunit GatA, whose protein sequence is MQPTGIRETQRLIAEGALTAEQITGHFLETIERDNPELNAFTTIAGTQAMQQARETDQQFWDRKAGRLAGAVIGIKEAIVERGRVCTAGSKMLAGFESVYDATAVQRLRDEGAILIGRLNMDEFAMGSSTENSAFGITRNPADKTKVPGGSSGGSAAAVAAGMCHATLGSDTGGSVRQPASLCGVVGLKPTYGRISRHGLIAYASSFDCIGPLTHSVEDAALLLSVLAGHDHSDATSSRKPVPDYLAESETLPQGLRVGLPVEYFGDGLDPEVKALVMQQVEALKAAGAVPVPLSLPHTPYAVATYYILATAEASSNLARYDGIRYGHRTDRAQMMEALANEKKMLQKAGQDPASVESALIRLYKQSRTEGFGPEVKRRIMLGTYVLSAGYYDAYYGKAQRIRRLIQQDFLSAFEHCDVILSPTSPTTAFGIGEKTDDPLQMYLSDIYTISANLAGIPALSLPAGTHPADGLPVGVQLMAPHFREDLLFAAGRQLEQHQATTTRA, encoded by the coding sequence TTGCAGCCAACTGGTATCCGGGAAACACAGCGTCTCATAGCAGAAGGCGCCCTCACAGCTGAGCAGATAACAGGTCATTTTCTCGAAACCATCGAACGGGATAATCCTGAACTCAACGCCTTCACTACCATTGCCGGCACACAGGCTATGCAACAGGCCCGTGAAACGGATCAGCAGTTTTGGGATCGTAAAGCCGGTCGCCTTGCCGGCGCGGTTATTGGCATCAAGGAAGCCATCGTAGAGCGCGGACGCGTATGTACGGCAGGCTCCAAAATGCTCGCCGGTTTCGAAAGCGTATATGACGCCACCGCTGTGCAGCGCCTACGGGATGAAGGCGCCATCCTGATTGGCCGCCTCAACATGGATGAGTTCGCAATGGGCTCTTCCACCGAAAACTCGGCTTTTGGCATCACGCGAAACCCCGCCGATAAAACGAAAGTCCCCGGCGGCTCCTCAGGCGGAAGCGCCGCTGCCGTAGCTGCCGGCATGTGCCATGCCACGCTCGGCTCCGATACCGGCGGCTCAGTGCGTCAGCCGGCTTCCCTCTGCGGCGTCGTCGGCCTCAAACCCACCTACGGTCGCATCTCACGGCACGGACTCATCGCCTACGCCTCTTCTTTCGACTGCATCGGCCCGCTCACGCATTCCGTCGAAGACGCCGCGCTCTTACTGAGCGTCCTCGCGGGCCACGACCACAGCGACGCGACCTCTTCCCGCAAGCCCGTGCCCGACTACCTTGCCGAAAGCGAGACCCTGCCACAGGGCCTGCGCGTCGGCCTCCCCGTCGAATACTTCGGCGACGGCCTCGATCCCGAAGTCAAAGCCCTGGTAATGCAGCAGGTCGAAGCCCTCAAAGCTGCCGGTGCGGTACCCGTGCCGCTCAGCCTGCCGCACACGCCCTACGCCGTTGCCACCTACTACATTCTCGCCACGGCAGAAGCCTCGAGCAACCTCGCCCGCTACGATGGCATCCGCTACGGACACCGCACCGACCGCGCCCAAATGATGGAAGCCCTCGCCAACGAGAAGAAAATGCTCCAAAAAGCCGGTCAGGATCCCGCATCGGTCGAGAGCGCCCTCATCCGCCTTTACAAACAAAGCCGCACCGAAGGCTTCGGCCCTGAAGTCAAGCGCCGCATCATGCTCGGCACCTACGTGCTCAGCGCCGGCTACTACGACGCCTACTACGGCAAAGCACAGCGCATCCGCCGCCTCATCCAACAGGATTTCCTGTCCGCCTTTGAACATTGCGATGTCATTCTCTCGCCCACCTCACCCACTACAGCCTTCGGCATTGGCGAAAAAACGGATGATCCGCTGCAAATGTACCTCAGCGACATCTACACCATTTCCGCGAACCTCGCCGGCATCCCCGCCCTGAGCCTGCCCGCAGGCACGCATCCCGCTGATGGCCTCCCGGTCGGCGTACAGCTCATGGCCCCGCACTTCCGCGAAGACCTCCTTTTCGCGGCAGGCCGGCAGCTCGAACAGCATCAGGCCACCACCACCCGGGCCTGA
- the rlmD gene encoding 23S rRNA (uracil(1939)-C(5))-methyltransferase RlmD — protein sequence MAVKKGHTAELTIESAAYEGKGFGRLEDRACFVKNTAPGDRVKVRIIKKRKAFFEGQLLEVLEEGPDRVTPVCRHASVCGGCTWQHVTYAEQLRFKRQHVEDHLQRIGGLRDITPLPVLQAPHELYYRNKMEYSFGDRRWLTREEIDSGVTFTDKDVAAGMHAPGRFDRILNLDECHLQIPVSYEIMNFVRHYALQHDIPSFNPIKKQGFIRHVMVRTGHHTGDLMVNLVTFADRDDLVQPLADALLERFPEITTIVNNVNDTPSPSSEGRFEKILYGPGYITEKLGRNAFRIDANTFFQTNTLQAERLYETARHFADLRPNDLLFDLYCGVGSLTLYTADAVRQAVGIELNPVSVENAFRNAAANGVTNCAFETGDMKDVFTQKFVQKYGKPDVIITDPPRAGMHPDVVKTLCTLAADRLVYVSCNSATMARDLAELSAVYRIDAVQPVDMFPQTYHIETVAKLTRRS from the coding sequence ATGGCTGTCAAAAAAGGACATACTGCCGAACTGACGATTGAATCCGCCGCTTATGAAGGCAAAGGATTCGGCCGGCTTGAAGACCGCGCCTGTTTCGTGAAAAATACCGCACCCGGCGACCGTGTGAAGGTCCGTATCATCAAAAAAAGGAAAGCCTTTTTTGAAGGGCAGCTTTTAGAAGTGCTGGAAGAAGGGCCGGATCGGGTGACGCCCGTTTGCAGGCACGCGTCCGTTTGCGGGGGCTGCACCTGGCAGCATGTGACCTATGCCGAACAGCTTCGGTTCAAGCGTCAGCACGTGGAAGATCACCTGCAACGCATTGGCGGACTTCGGGATATTACGCCACTGCCCGTGCTACAGGCCCCGCATGAGCTGTACTACCGGAACAAAATGGAATACAGCTTCGGCGACCGGCGGTGGCTTACCCGCGAAGAAATCGACAGCGGCGTCACCTTTACCGATAAGGATGTGGCAGCCGGAATGCACGCCCCCGGACGCTTCGACCGGATTCTGAACCTGGATGAATGCCATCTGCAGATTCCCGTTTCTTATGAAATCATGAACTTTGTGCGACATTACGCGCTTCAGCACGATATCCCTTCCTTCAATCCCATCAAAAAACAGGGTTTTATTCGTCACGTCATGGTGCGTACCGGTCATCACACCGGCGACCTGATGGTTAACCTTGTGACTTTTGCCGACCGTGACGACCTTGTTCAGCCGCTTGCCGATGCCCTGCTTGAGCGCTTTCCGGAGATTACAACCATCGTCAATAATGTAAACGATACGCCATCGCCCAGCTCGGAAGGTCGGTTCGAAAAAATCCTGTACGGTCCGGGCTATATCACCGAAAAACTGGGTCGAAACGCTTTCCGGATTGACGCCAATACTTTTTTCCAGACCAACACCCTGCAGGCTGAGCGGCTGTATGAAACAGCGCGTCACTTTGCTGATTTGCGCCCGAACGATCTCCTTTTCGATCTCTACTGCGGGGTAGGCTCACTCACCCTGTACACAGCGGATGCGGTGCGGCAGGCCGTGGGCATTGAACTGAACCCGGTATCGGTAGAGAACGCTTTCAGGAATGCCGCGGCCAACGGGGTAACCAACTGCGCCTTCGAAACGGGGGATATGAAAGATGTTTTCACCCAAAAATTTGTGCAAAAATACGGCAAACCCGATGTCATCATCACCGATCCGCCCCGTGCCGGCATGCACCCGGATGTGGTGAAAACCCTGTGTACGCTCGCCGCCGACCGGCTTGTGTACGTGAGCTGTAATAGCGCAACCATGGCCCGGGACTTAGCGGAGCTGAGTGCGGTTTACCGTATTGATGCGGTGCAGCCCGTCGATATGTTTCCGCAAACCTATCATATTGAAACCGTGGCCAAACTTACGCGCCGCAGCTGA